A window from Acidobacteriota bacterium encodes these proteins:
- a CDS encoding TonB-dependent receptor: MSITRSVACVLTLFALAVPAVVRAQTTGSISGVVFDQGGQLVDGASIRLTGTPLPGERVATSDANGSYRFPLLLPGAYTLEVTKAGGGDAKRAVTVSVDMDTQVDIVLGLNLDETIEVSAAAPVVDLKSTEVNFNYGEQLIKELPLQRTYAGLIQLVPGVADNNPPIQGMVAGGGSRQDNTFMLDGVNITNPGFGYLSTEVNEFDIAEFNVKRGAITAEFGRSSGFVANAVTRSGTNQFKGGVRFEAIPAAWNAKNKATNIRNTTDRWIPSYAIGGPILRDRLFFYTSGMLLRSDTSGRVNNLGPVPDSETTTKEFFGKVTYAPAASQFINAGYRVRPSTSAYAGVGVNDSPEVATDSEGTNRVATANWNMFFGQRNYVEAKYLRLDEEGEAVARTDLGYRPTFDLNNLRRMGYWVDPTTGFRYGGAALLLNRQNYARNEFRVNSGTVFNIGKSSHDLRAGFMYEDTLEDLTRIANGWGTITLVESGTRWQGQYYPTQNPQLSKSRTYSFFVQDNIQIGSRLVLNAGVLVNKDEFAQQIGDARNTFLTFDYGDQVQPRLGVNYQLRKGAGDKVYANYGRYYGSDQKSSARAHAPLRLVQNTPFFNATTGALISDTTSANTTNRVIRPGLQPTYTDEWLVGYATPLGGNWGLDAFYMDRTAKDFIEDQPSVLPASTFVVDNLANARRDYKAFTLEINRRMADRWSTTISYAWSQLKGNFDLDYAAGAVFNTSSILQDGPGVFVEDDYRYGPLGEDRPHVLKVFGTYMVTDALSLGGYLRVQSGTPYERRVQDWYGGYRLLIEPLGTSRNDTWTNADFLVAYNFRMGGRVTTRLEARVLNLFDTQTALSRDNRAFLDPRTRVLNGTQVPGDPASYTRALVINTNQPNSRFGTPTSYAPPRRLLLTARIDF, encoded by the coding sequence ATGTCCATCACGCGCTCGGTTGCGTGCGTCCTCACCCTGTTCGCGCTGGCGGTTCCCGCCGTTGTCCGCGCACAGACCACGGGTTCGATCTCCGGTGTCGTGTTCGACCAGGGCGGCCAACTCGTCGACGGTGCGAGCATTCGCCTCACCGGCACGCCGCTTCCCGGCGAGCGCGTCGCGACGAGCGATGCCAACGGGTCCTATCGGTTCCCCCTGCTCCTGCCCGGCGCCTACACGCTCGAGGTCACCAAGGCCGGCGGGGGCGACGCGAAGCGCGCCGTCACCGTGTCTGTCGACATGGACACGCAGGTCGACATCGTGCTCGGCCTGAACCTCGACGAGACGATCGAGGTGAGTGCCGCGGCCCCCGTGGTGGACCTCAAGAGCACCGAGGTCAACTTCAACTACGGTGAGCAACTCATCAAGGAACTGCCGCTGCAGCGCACGTACGCGGGCCTGATCCAGCTGGTGCCGGGCGTGGCCGACAACAACCCGCCGATCCAGGGCATGGTGGCCGGCGGCGGCAGCCGGCAGGACAACACGTTCATGCTCGACGGCGTGAACATCACCAACCCGGGCTTCGGCTACCTGAGCACCGAGGTCAACGAGTTCGACATCGCCGAGTTCAACGTCAAGCGCGGCGCCATCACGGCGGAGTTCGGGCGGTCGTCCGGCTTCGTGGCCAACGCCGTCACGCGCTCGGGCACCAACCAGTTCAAGGGCGGCGTGCGCTTCGAGGCAATCCCTGCCGCGTGGAACGCGAAGAACAAGGCCACCAACATCAGGAACACGACCGACAGGTGGATCCCGTCGTACGCGATCGGCGGCCCGATCCTGCGCGACAGACTGTTCTTCTACACGTCGGGCATGCTGCTGCGCTCCGACACGTCGGGTCGCGTGAACAACCTCGGTCCGGTGCCCGACAGCGAGACGACGACGAAGGAGTTCTTCGGGAAGGTGACGTACGCCCCCGCGGCGTCGCAGTTCATCAACGCCGGCTATCGCGTGCGTCCATCCACGTCGGCGTACGCGGGTGTCGGCGTGAACGATTCGCCAGAGGTCGCCACAGACAGTGAGGGCACCAACCGCGTGGCCACGGCGAACTGGAACATGTTCTTCGGGCAGCGCAACTACGTCGAGGCCAAGTACCTCCGCCTCGATGAAGAAGGCGAGGCGGTCGCGCGTACCGACCTCGGCTACCGCCCGACATTCGACCTGAACAACCTGCGCCGGATGGGCTACTGGGTCGATCCGACCACGGGCTTCAGGTATGGCGGTGCGGCCCTGCTCCTCAACCGGCAGAACTACGCGCGCAACGAATTCCGCGTCAACTCGGGCACCGTGTTCAACATCGGCAAGTCGTCGCACGATCTCCGCGCGGGCTTCATGTACGAAGACACGCTCGAAGACCTCACGCGCATCGCGAACGGGTGGGGCACCATCACGCTGGTCGAGTCCGGCACGCGGTGGCAGGGGCAGTACTACCCCACGCAGAATCCGCAGCTCTCCAAGTCGCGCACGTACAGCTTCTTCGTGCAGGACAACATCCAGATCGGGTCCCGTCTGGTGCTCAATGCCGGCGTGCTCGTCAACAAGGACGAGTTCGCGCAGCAGATCGGCGACGCGCGCAACACGTTCCTCACGTTCGACTACGGCGATCAGGTACAGCCGCGCCTCGGCGTGAACTACCAGCTTCGTAAGGGCGCCGGAGACAAGGTCTACGCCAACTACGGCCGCTACTACGGCAGCGACCAGAAGAGCAGCGCGCGCGCGCACGCGCCCCTGCGTCTGGTGCAGAACACGCCGTTCTTCAACGCGACGACGGGTGCGCTCATAAGCGACACGACGAGCGCGAACACGACGAACCGCGTCATCAGGCCAGGGCTGCAGCCCACGTACACGGACGAATGGCTGGTCGGGTACGCGACGCCGCTCGGCGGCAACTGGGGCCTCGACGCCTTCTACATGGATCGCACGGCAAAGGACTTCATCGAAGACCAGCCGAGCGTCCTTCCGGCCTCCACGTTCGTCGTGGACAACCTGGCCAACGCGCGCCGCGACTACAAGGCGTTCACCCTCGAGATCAACAGGCGCATGGCGGATCGGTGGAGCACGACGATCAGCTACGCGTGGAGCCAGTTGAAGGGCAACTTCGACCTCGACTACGCGGCCGGTGCCGTGTTCAACACGTCGTCGATCCTGCAGGATGGCCCCGGCGTGTTCGTCGAGGACGACTACAGGTACGGGCCGCTCGGCGAGGATCGCCCGCACGTGCTGAAGGTGTTCGGCACGTACATGGTCACCGACGCGCTCTCGCTCGGCGGCTATCTGCGCGTGCAGAGCGGCACGCCGTACGAGCGTCGCGTGCAGGACTGGTACGGCGGCTATCGTCTGCTGATCGAGCCGCTGGGCACGTCGCGCAACGACACGTGGACCAACGCCGACTTCCTCGTCGCTTACAACTTCCGCATGGGCGGGCGCGTGACGACGAGGCTCGAAGCCCGCGTGCTGAACCTGTTCGACACGCAGACCGCGCTGAGCCGCGACAACCGCGCGTTCCTCGATCCGCGCACCCGCGTACTCAACGGCACGCAGGTGCCCGGTGATCCCGCGAGCTACACGCGCGCGCTGGTGATCAACACCAACCAGCCGAATTCGCGCTTCGGTACGCCAACCAGCTACGCGCCGCCGCGCCGGCTGCTGCTGACGGCAAGGATCGACTTCTGA
- the glk gene encoding glucokinase gives MLLAGDLGGTKTQLGLFRATKGRPELLDVREYVTLDFPGLPAMVTTFLESVGVRPQEVEVACVGVAGPIIKQVARLTNVPWAIDGREVMAATGIAHVWLLNDLVAMAYGVPALRQDELFVLQAGEFDADGNACLMAAGTGLGQAILVRQHGRLVPSPSEGGHGNFGPHGPREVALLEFLTARYGRATYEHIISGPGLVNLLRFTSDNRSPLFGSVADEALPAAISSRGLDRSDPQCVEALQLFVSIYGSAAADLGLQCVATGGVYLGGGIPTRILRAFEQPYFLDAFRNKPPMTPLVERMPVSLVLNRQTGLLGAAVYAATLAG, from the coding sequence ATGCTGCTGGCGGGGGATCTCGGCGGGACCAAGACGCAACTCGGCCTGTTTCGCGCCACGAAGGGACGGCCGGAACTGCTCGACGTCCGCGAATACGTGACGCTCGACTTCCCGGGCCTGCCCGCGATGGTCACGACGTTTCTCGAGAGTGTCGGCGTGCGCCCGCAGGAAGTGGAGGTCGCGTGCGTCGGCGTGGCGGGGCCGATCATCAAACAGGTCGCGCGCCTCACCAACGTGCCATGGGCCATCGACGGACGCGAGGTGATGGCCGCGACGGGCATCGCGCACGTCTGGCTCCTGAACGATCTGGTAGCCATGGCGTACGGCGTGCCGGCGCTGCGACAGGACGAACTGTTCGTGCTGCAGGCCGGTGAGTTCGACGCCGACGGCAACGCGTGTCTCATGGCGGCGGGCACCGGACTCGGCCAGGCCATCCTCGTCCGCCAGCACGGACGACTCGTGCCCTCGCCGTCGGAGGGTGGTCACGGCAACTTCGGTCCACACGGTCCGCGCGAAGTGGCGCTGCTCGAATTCCTCACCGCGCGCTACGGTCGAGCCACGTACGAGCACATCATCTCGGGTCCAGGACTCGTCAATCTCCTGCGCTTCACCAGCGACAATCGCTCGCCCCTGTTCGGCAGCGTTGCCGACGAGGCGCTGCCCGCCGCGATCAGCAGTCGCGGCCTCGACCGATCCGATCCGCAGTGCGTCGAAGCGCTGCAGCTCTTCGTCTCGATCTACGGCAGCGCCGCGGCGGATCTCGGCCTGCAATGCGTGGCAACGGGCGGCGTCTATCTCGGCGGCGGCATTCCCACACGCATCCTGCGCGCGTTCGAGCAGCCCTACTTCCTCGACGCGTTCCGCAACAAGCCCCCGATGACCCCGCTCGTCGAACGCATGCCCGTCTCGCTCGTCCTCAATCGACAGACGGGCCTCCTCGGCGCGGCGGTCTACGCGGCGACGCTGGCAGGGTGA